A genomic stretch from Chitinophaga agri includes:
- a CDS encoding transporter, which yields MKKFTPLKAVAMMLLCTMTLPRSLFAQTDIDALMMAKNEYCIGPMYSYSSWKNYWEGTFKRDNENLGTVSTKTISVMGNYGISKKLGVLFNVPYVKTKASAGTLRGMDGLQDMSLFLKWRPFQQTLGNGRLSLLGIAGVSFPLSDYTPDYLPLAIGLHSKTALARFMADYKWKGFFATASATYLLRDNIDIDRESYYTTEMHNTHEVKMPDVMSYNFRAGFRNRRFIAEAVLNIWNTLGGFDITRNNMPFPSNDMEATMVGGNFKYVLPPLPQLSIVAGGNTTVAGRNMGQSTTVYGSLFYILNFSKKVKLTDPSSNAK from the coding sequence ATGAAAAAGTTTACTCCCTTGAAGGCAGTAGCGATGATGCTATTGTGTACTATGACACTTCCCCGTTCATTATTCGCGCAAACAGATATTGATGCACTGATGATGGCGAAGAATGAATACTGTATCGGACCCATGTACAGCTATAGTAGCTGGAAAAACTATTGGGAAGGAACATTCAAAAGAGACAATGAAAATCTGGGTACCGTCTCCACAAAGACAATTTCCGTGATGGGCAACTACGGCATATCGAAAAAGCTGGGCGTTCTTTTCAATGTTCCATACGTAAAGACAAAAGCCTCCGCCGGAACATTACGGGGTATGGATGGATTACAGGATATGAGTCTCTTCCTGAAATGGCGGCCTTTCCAGCAGACACTGGGTAATGGCAGACTGTCATTACTGGGCATTGCCGGTGTATCGTTCCCACTGAGCGATTACACCCCTGACTATCTGCCCCTGGCTATCGGGTTACATAGCAAAACTGCTTTAGCAAGATTCATGGCAGATTATAAGTGGAAAGGCTTTTTTGCCACTGCTTCGGCGACCTACCTGCTGCGGGACAATATTGACATTGACCGGGAATCCTATTATACCACGGAAATGCACAACACCCATGAAGTGAAAATGCCGGATGTGATGAGTTATAATTTCCGGGCCGGCTTCAGAAATCGGCGGTTTATAGCAGAAGCGGTGCTCAATATCTGGAATACGCTGGGTGGATTCGATATTACCCGCAATAATATGCCTTTCCCCAGCAACGATATGGAAGCTACCATGGTAGGCGGTAATTTCAAGTATGTCCTCCCTCCCCTCCCACAGCTTTCTATAGTAGCTGGTGGCAATACTACAGTGGCCGGCAGGAACATGGGGCAGTCCACAACCGTCTACGGCTCCCTCTTTTACATCCTGAACTTCTCGAAAAAAGTCAAGCTGACTGATCCATCCTCAAATGCTAA